From one Herpetosiphon gulosus genomic stretch:
- a CDS encoding metalloregulator ArsR/SmtB family transcription factor, with the protein MQLQTSAVADSLNTLQLLNRAATIRGASAWVQRTAQALSAKELADNQLVASLSFGLLPQNASQTMDEFLAELGSTEPNQWVAQIQQHLLELSASTGPLTSERLWQALRNAGIYSELATQQELLAAMQQPAQLLARVCQHLEHMWQTWFKAEWQQAQTAISQLNRQLQAQVPNEAALKGFRQSLGYAVNQEWQQLQEQRQIVLFAAIQNGSLTTFLADRQRLWVGIGFGMSNELQPRIISRNELLFRLQALADAARIQIMELLAQGELSAQAIISQTQLPQSSVSRHLNILRNAGFVQERRAGGATKSYRLVTSHIGATFAALEQALNQASPSQISSAQSESAVPASIQRFFNREGRMVTWPSKHIDRIPILAYFAAQFELGREYSEREINEVLKPHTGSDVANLRRYLIDVKLFERDGTGSRYWRKNEE; encoded by the coding sequence ATGCAACTTCAAACATCGGCAGTCGCTGATAGCCTTAATACGCTGCAATTGCTCAATCGTGCAGCAACGATTCGTGGAGCTTCGGCCTGGGTTCAACGGACGGCGCAGGCGCTCAGCGCTAAGGAATTGGCCGATAATCAATTGGTAGCAAGTTTGAGTTTTGGCTTGTTGCCGCAAAACGCTAGCCAAACCATGGACGAGTTTTTGGCCGAGCTAGGCAGCACTGAGCCAAATCAATGGGTTGCCCAAATTCAACAACACCTGCTTGAACTGAGCGCGAGCACTGGGCCACTTACCAGCGAACGGCTATGGCAGGCCTTGCGTAATGCGGGCATTTATAGCGAGCTAGCGACCCAACAAGAACTTTTGGCGGCGATGCAACAGCCAGCTCAATTGTTGGCGCGGGTGTGCCAACACCTTGAACATATGTGGCAAACCTGGTTCAAAGCCGAGTGGCAACAAGCCCAAACTGCCATCAGCCAACTCAATCGCCAGCTTCAGGCCCAAGTTCCTAATGAAGCCGCACTCAAAGGTTTTCGCCAAAGCTTAGGCTATGCAGTTAATCAAGAGTGGCAGCAGTTGCAGGAGCAACGCCAAATTGTACTGTTTGCAGCAATCCAAAATGGCAGCCTAACGACATTCTTGGCTGATCGTCAGCGTTTGTGGGTTGGCATTGGTTTTGGCATGAGTAACGAGCTTCAGCCACGGATTATCAGTCGCAACGAGTTATTATTTCGCTTGCAAGCGCTAGCCGATGCCGCACGGATTCAAATTATGGAGCTTTTGGCCCAGGGCGAATTGTCGGCTCAAGCGATTATCAGCCAAACTCAACTGCCGCAATCGAGTGTTTCGCGCCATTTGAATATTCTGCGCAATGCTGGCTTTGTGCAGGAGCGGCGGGCGGGTGGCGCAACCAAGAGCTATCGCTTAGTCACAAGCCACATTGGGGCAACCTTTGCGGCGCTTGAGCAAGCCTTGAATCAAGCAAGCCCAAGCCAAATCAGCTCGGCTCAATCAGAATCAGCAGTGCCAGCCAGCATTCAACGCTTTTTCAATCGCGAGGGGCGCATGGTCACTTGGCCGAGCAAACATATCGATCGGATTCCAATTTTGGCGTATTTTGCGGCGCAATTTGAGCTTGGTCGCGAATATAGCGAACGCGAAATTAACGAGGTACTCAAGCCGCATACTGGCAGCGATGTGGCCAACCTACGGCGCTATTTGATCGATGTCAAGCTGTTCGAACGCGATGGGACTGGCTCACGTTATTGGCGTAAAAACGAAGAATAG
- a CDS encoding DNA methyltransferase: MDRLLWFRKPRLLNLLAGWRDLTALVALRASILATTSHLADYADGVADQAESIAFDYAFLLGELQQISEAQTLERAHYYIDRLARSIATVRTTAINDINLNRWKEYDDINTDSLWMIDRRDGSGVHSAGYWGNFVPQIPNQLMRRYTKQGDWVIDTFAGSGTSLIEGQRLGRNVLGVELQPHMVEYANQAVEREPNPLAIVARSVHGDCTTINWQSVLADYGQRYVQLAIMHPPYFDIINFSDDERDLSNAPSVEDFLDQMAAAVAQVKPVLQRGRHLAVIIGDKYMHGEWVALGFRTMEVVQQQGFQLKSIIVKNFEETTGKRHQKELWRYRALVGGFYIFKHEYIFLFRKK, from the coding sequence ATGGATCGGTTGCTTTGGTTTCGCAAACCACGTTTGCTCAATCTTCTGGCTGGTTGGCGTGATCTCACAGCCCTCGTCGCACTCCGCGCTAGTATTCTCGCTACTACCTCGCACTTGGCCGATTATGCCGATGGGGTCGCTGATCAGGCTGAGAGTATCGCGTTTGATTATGCTTTTTTGTTAGGTGAGTTGCAGCAAATTAGCGAGGCTCAGACTCTCGAACGAGCACATTACTATATCGATCGGCTGGCTCGCAGCATCGCCACCGTGCGCACCACCGCGATCAACGATATTAACCTCAATCGTTGGAAGGAATACGACGATATTAACACCGATAGCCTGTGGATGATCGATCGTCGCGATGGCTCGGGAGTGCATTCGGCGGGCTATTGGGGCAATTTTGTGCCGCAAATTCCCAATCAGTTGATGCGGCGTTATACCAAACAAGGTGATTGGGTGATCGATACTTTTGCTGGCTCGGGCACAAGTTTGATCGAAGGTCAACGCTTGGGCCGCAATGTATTGGGGGTTGAGCTACAACCGCATATGGTCGAGTATGCCAACCAAGCCGTTGAACGCGAGCCAAATCCGCTGGCGATTGTTGCGCGTTCGGTGCATGGCGATTGCACAACAATCAATTGGCAAAGCGTATTGGCAGATTATGGCCAGCGTTATGTGCAGCTAGCAATTATGCACCCGCCCTATTTTGATATTATCAACTTCAGCGACGATGAACGCGATTTATCCAATGCGCCTTCAGTCGAGGATTTTCTGGACCAAATGGCGGCGGCGGTGGCTCAAGTCAAGCCAGTTCTGCAACGCGGTCGGCATCTCGCGGTAATTATCGGCGATAAATATATGCATGGCGAGTGGGTAGCCCTCGGATTTCGCACCATGGAAGTTGTGCAACAGCAAGGCTTTCAACTCAAAAGTATTATCGTCAAAAATTTTGAAGAAACCACTGGCAAGCGCCACCAAAAAGAGCTGTGGCGCTATCGGGCTTTGGTCGGCGGTTTTTATATCTTCAAACACGAATATATTTTTCTATTCCGCAAGAAGTAA
- a CDS encoding carboxypeptidase M32 has product MQEQLADLKEKIGVAQDLSYASAVLNWDQSTYMPAGGAEARGRQMATLSRLAHEHATAPEVGRLLEQLVPWAEQQDPESDDAALVLVTKRDYDQAVRVPSEFIAELYSHVAKTYTAWTQARPNNDFASVAPLLEKTLDLSRRYAEFFGPSEHIADPLIDMADQGMTVAKIREIFGPLREQLVPLVKTITEQPAADDSCLLQHYPEAEQLAFGESLIREIGYDFERGRQDKTHHPFMTKFSIGDVRITTRFRENDLSDGLFSTIHETGHAVYELGVNPAYENTPLASGASAGTHESQSRLWENVVGRSRAFWQYAYPKAQATFPNQLGKVDLDTFYRAINKVQRSLIRTDSDEVTYNLHVMIRFDLELALLEGKLAIRDLPEAWHERYRSDLGITAPDNRDGVLQDVHWYGGIIGGSFQGYTLGNILSAQVFDAAVQANPNVPTEISQGQFANLHNWLKSNMYVHGRKYSVPTLIRKVTGQDLSIEPYIRYLRTKYGELYSL; this is encoded by the coding sequence ATGCAAGAACAATTAGCTGATTTGAAGGAAAAAATTGGGGTTGCTCAAGATTTATCGTATGCTAGCGCTGTGTTAAATTGGGATCAAAGCACCTACATGCCTGCTGGAGGGGCCGAAGCTCGTGGTCGCCAAATGGCTACGCTCAGCCGCTTAGCCCACGAGCATGCGACTGCTCCCGAAGTTGGTCGCTTGCTTGAACAGCTCGTGCCTTGGGCAGAACAGCAAGATCCTGAATCGGATGATGCAGCCTTGGTATTGGTAACCAAGCGCGATTATGACCAAGCGGTGCGTGTGCCCAGCGAGTTTATTGCTGAATTGTATTCGCACGTGGCCAAAACCTATACCGCTTGGACTCAAGCTCGCCCCAACAACGACTTCGCTTCAGTCGCTCCCTTGCTCGAAAAAACCCTTGATCTCAGCCGCCGCTATGCTGAATTTTTCGGCCCCAGCGAACATATCGCCGATCCACTGATCGACATGGCCGATCAAGGCATGACCGTTGCCAAAATTCGTGAGATTTTTGGCCCCTTGCGCGAACAACTCGTACCGTTGGTCAAAACCATCACCGAGCAACCAGCCGCTGATGATAGCTGTTTGTTGCAACACTATCCCGAAGCCGAGCAATTGGCCTTTGGCGAGAGCTTAATTCGCGAAATCGGCTACGACTTCGAACGCGGTCGCCAAGATAAAACCCATCATCCCTTTATGACCAAGTTCTCGATTGGCGATGTGCGCATCACCACCCGCTTCCGTGAAAACGATTTGAGCGATGGCTTGTTTAGCACAATTCACGAAACTGGGCATGCCGTCTATGAGTTGGGCGTAAATCCAGCCTACGAAAATACCCCATTGGCTAGCGGCGCTTCGGCTGGCACTCACGAATCACAATCGCGTTTATGGGAAAATGTGGTTGGTCGCAGTCGCGCCTTCTGGCAATATGCTTATCCCAAAGCTCAGGCCACCTTCCCCAACCAACTAGGTAAGGTCGATTTGGATACCTTCTATCGGGCGATCAACAAAGTCCAGCGCTCGTTGATTCGCACCGATTCGGACGAAGTGACCTACAACTTGCACGTCATGATTCGCTTCGATTTGGAATTGGCCTTGCTCGAAGGGAAATTGGCCATTCGCGATTTACCCGAAGCTTGGCACGAACGCTATCGCAGCGATCTGGGCATTACCGCCCCTGATAATCGCGATGGTGTGCTGCAAGATGTCCACTGGTATGGTGGGATTATCGGTGGCTCGTTCCAAGGCTATACTTTGGGCAATATCCTCAGCGCTCAAGTTTTTGATGCTGCTGTGCAAGCCAACCCCAATGTACCAACCGAAATTAGCCAAGGTCAATTTGCCAACCTGCACAATTGGCTGAAATCGAACATGTACGTTCATGGCCGCAAATACAGCGTGCCAACCTTAATCCGCAAAGTTACAGGTCAAGACCTCAGCATCGAGCCGTATATTCGCTATCTCCGCACCAAATACGGCGAACTCTATTCGTTGTAA
- a CDS encoding STAS domain-containing protein encodes MSLLPAAIDDNELSPARKTLLDRIHLVWIFVNGSTALSLFFLFLFNFFSGNSAWVQMLILSISSIGSTGILWYTNSKPVQWRLWAALISSMVALIEIALFFQNGYLIAISITSVVSIYAVTADRHELITWSAVIGVTFTIIFAILNGVEQTPPKWLNDLHLNLLISKVLVPAFIGGGIVMIALLLLGLSNTLRQSLNEANERRRVAEEAQASQAKTLAQVERQAAEQARLLELVRDLETPVIPVLDGVLVLPIVGHLESKRLENLTELLLNRVSQERAHTVLLDITAVSVVDTATAQHLIQLARAIRLLGAECVITGIRAHVASTLVALGITWEGLRTAGSLRDGIAKIIAEKNIAI; translated from the coding sequence ATGAGTTTGCTACCCGCCGCCATCGACGATAACGAACTATCTCCAGCCCGCAAAACCTTGCTTGATCGCATCCATCTGGTATGGATATTTGTCAATGGCTCAACTGCATTAAGCTTGTTTTTCCTCTTTCTCTTCAATTTCTTTAGCGGCAACAGTGCTTGGGTCCAAATGTTGATCTTATCGATCTCTTCGATTGGCTCAACCGGGATTTTGTGGTACACCAATAGCAAGCCAGTTCAATGGCGCTTATGGGCAGCCTTGATTAGCTCAATGGTCGCACTAATTGAAATTGCGCTCTTCTTCCAAAATGGCTATTTGATTGCGATCTCAATTACCAGCGTGGTCAGTATCTATGCCGTTACCGCAGATCGCCACGAATTAATCACTTGGTCGGCAGTGATCGGTGTGACCTTTACAATTATTTTTGCGATTTTGAATGGGGTTGAACAAACGCCGCCAAAATGGCTGAATGATTTACACCTCAACTTGCTGATTTCGAAAGTGCTGGTTCCGGCCTTTATTGGTGGCGGGATTGTGATGATTGCCTTGTTGTTGCTTGGTTTGAGCAATACGCTGCGTCAATCGCTCAACGAGGCTAATGAGCGGCGGCGGGTGGCTGAGGAAGCGCAAGCATCCCAAGCTAAAACCTTGGCTCAGGTTGAGCGTCAAGCGGCTGAGCAAGCACGTTTGCTCGAATTGGTGCGCGATCTCGAAACTCCAGTAATTCCAGTGCTCGATGGCGTGTTGGTGCTGCCAATCGTTGGTCACCTCGAAAGCAAACGTCTAGAAAACTTGACCGAATTGCTGCTCAATCGGGTATCGCAAGAGCGTGCCCACACGGTGTTGCTCGATATCACGGCGGTTTCAGTGGTTGATACGGCTACTGCTCAGCACTTAATTCAGTTGGCTCGCGCAATTCGTTTGCTTGGCGCTGAATGTGTAATTACTGGGATTCGCGCCCATGTTGCTAGCACCTTGGTGGCGCTAGGAATTACTTGGGAAGGCCTACGCACCGCTGGCTCGTTGCGTGATGGAATTGCCAAAATTATCGCTGAAAAGAATATTGCAATTTAG
- a CDS encoding pyridoxal phosphate-dependent aminotransferase: protein MVFDDTDLTPNRIEMARRAATGHFIDLTSSNPTQQGLLFPPNVLEKAAQKYWLQRRYEPNPRGLESTRQAIIEYYAQRNPALALTLDDIFITASTSEAYSLLFSLLTAPGDNILGPNVTYPLFEYLADLHHVELRTYELDPTNNWAIDQASLLAAADQNTRAILLISPHNPTGSIISEPIAVLNQLGIPLICDEVFAPFALAKPYVPPLGGLHPNVPVFQLNGISKLLALPDLKLGWIALNQAAQRYAERLELINDTFLSCSTLIQTMLPDLLHAAPAFIDHMLDRVRANIAYAREHLAQHRRLIWSEPDGGYYLFLQVRDEFDDEALVVRLIEQGVLVHPGFFFDWIDDCRIMLSALTEPQQWQAGIQKLAQILSI, encoded by the coding sequence GTGGTTTTTGATGATACTGATTTAACGCCCAACCGCATTGAAATGGCTCGTCGCGCTGCGACGGGTCATTTTATTGATCTGACCAGTAGCAATCCCACCCAACAAGGCTTGCTTTTCCCGCCCAATGTGCTGGAAAAAGCTGCCCAAAAGTATTGGTTACAACGGCGCTACGAGCCAAATCCACGCGGTTTGGAGTCAACTCGTCAGGCAATTATTGAATATTATGCGCAACGCAATCCAGCCTTGGCGCTAACGCTTGATGATATTTTTATTACTGCCAGCACCAGCGAGGCCTATAGCTTGTTGTTCTCGTTGCTCACTGCGCCAGGCGACAATATTCTTGGGCCAAATGTGACCTATCCACTGTTTGAATATTTGGCCGATTTGCATCACGTTGAGCTACGAACCTACGAGCTTGATCCTACCAACAATTGGGCAATCGATCAGGCTTCGTTACTGGCTGCTGCTGATCAGAACACACGGGCAATTTTATTAATTTCACCGCATAATCCAACTGGGTCAATTATTAGCGAGCCAATCGCTGTATTAAATCAACTAGGAATTCCGTTGATTTGTGATGAAGTTTTTGCGCCGTTTGCGCTGGCCAAACCGTATGTGCCACCGTTGGGTGGGCTACACCCCAACGTACCCGTTTTTCAGCTGAATGGCATCTCTAAGCTCTTAGCCTTGCCCGACCTCAAACTAGGCTGGATTGCGCTGAATCAGGCGGCTCAGCGCTATGCAGAGCGCTTAGAATTGATCAACGATACCTTTCTGAGTTGTAGCACGTTGATTCAAACGATGCTGCCTGACTTGCTGCATGCTGCGCCAGCATTTATCGATCACATGCTTGATCGCGTGCGAGCCAATATTGCCTATGCTCGTGAGCATTTAGCCCAGCACCGACGTTTGATCTGGAGTGAGCCAGATGGTGGTTATTATTTGTTTTTGCAAGTGCGCGATGAATTCGATGATGAAGCCTTGGTAGTACGGTTGATCGAACAAGGCGTGTTGGTGCATCCAGGCTTCTTTTTTGATTGGATCGATGATTGTCGGATTATGCTTTCGGCCTTGACTGAACCGC